The following coding sequences are from one Cygnus olor isolate bCygOlo1 chromosome 2, bCygOlo1.pri.v2, whole genome shotgun sequence window:
- the LOC121065262 gene encoding ovalbumin-related protein Y-like encodes MGSISAASTEFCFDVFRELKVHHANENICYSPLSIISALAMVYLGARGNTESQMEKVLHFDNITGMGGTTDSQCGPSEHFHDSFKDLLSGIAMPNATYVLKIADRLYLDKTYPVLREYLKCAQKFYKAGLEEVDFKTATEEARQLINSWVEKETNGRIQDFLVSSSVDLNTALVLVNAIYFKGTWKRAFKEEDTQEMPFSMTKQDSKPVQMMIQNSTFKVATVAAEKMKILELPYASGELSMLVLLPDEVSGLEQIENTISFEKLTQWTSSTMMEERRVKVYLPRMKMEEKYNLTSVFMALGMTDLFSPSANLSGISSTESLKMSEAVHGAYMVVNEEGTEVAGSTGVMGDIKTSPEFEEFRADHPFLFLIRHNPTNTILFFGRYCSP; translated from the exons ATGGGCTCCATCAGTGCAGCAAGCACAGAATTCTGTTTTGATGTATTCAGGGAGCTGAAAGTCCACCATGCCAACGAGAACATCTGCTATTCTCCCCTGAGCATCATTTCAGCTCTGGCCATGGTCTACCTGGGAGCAAGAGGTAACACTGAATCTCAGATGGAGAAG GTTCTTCACTTTGATAACATCACAGGAATGGGAGGCACCACTGACTCCCAG TGTGGCCCTTCTGAACACTTCCACGATTCATTCAAGGATCTTCTCTCAGGCATTGCCATGCCAAATGCTACGTATGTACTCAAGATCGCTGACAGACTCTACCTTGACAAAACATACCCAGTTCTTCGG GAATACTTAAAATGTGCACAGAAATTCTATaaggcagggctggaagaaGTTGACTTCAAAACAGCTACAGAAGAAGCAAGACAGCTCATTAATTCCTGGGtggaaaaagagacaaatg GACGCATCCAAGACTTCCTGGTATCAAGCTCCGTTGATCTCAATACTGCCCTGGTCCTCGTTAATGCCATTTACTTCAAAGGCACGTGGAAGAGAGCCTTTAAGGAAGAAGACACTCAGGAAATGCCCTTCAGCATGACAAAG CAAGACAGCAAGCCTGTGCAAATGATGATTCAGAACAGCACGTTTAAGGTGGCCACGGTGGCTGCGGAGAAAATGAAGATCCTGGAGCTTCCGTACGCCAGCGGAGAGCTGAGCATGTTGGTGCTGTTGCCTGATGAGGTTTCTGGCCTGGAGCAG ATTGAGAACACAATCAGCTTCGAAAAACTCACACAGTGGACCAGTTCTACTATGATGGAAGAAAGGAGAGTGAAAGTGTACCTCCCCCGCATGAAGATGGAGGAGAAATATAACCTCACGTCTGTCTTCATGGCCTTGGGAATGACCGACCTGTTCAGCCCTTCAGCCAATCTGTCTGGTATCTCTTCTACAGAGAGCCTGAAGATGTCTGAGGCTGTGCATGGAGCATACATGGTAGTCAATGAAGAGGGCACAGAGGTGGCAGGCTCAACAGGGGTGATGGGAGACATCAAGACTTCCCCTGAGTTCGAAGAGTTTAGGGCTGACCACCCATTCCTCTTCTTGATCAGACACAACCCAACCAACACTATTCTCTTCTTTGGTAGATATTGTTCCCCCTAA